The sequence below is a genomic window from Sorangiineae bacterium MSr12523.
TCGTTTACGGGCCCAACGTGATGCAGGGCTACCACAATCGGCCCGAGGAAAACGCGGCGGTCTTCACCTCCGACGGCGGCTTCCGCACCGGCGACATGGGCTACGTCGACGCCGACGGCTTCCTGTACATCACTGGCCGCATCAAGGAGCAGTACAAGCTCGAGAACGGCAAGTACGTCGTGCCGACGCCGCTCGAGGAAGAGATCAAGCTCTCGCCGTACGTGGCCAACGTCATGGTGTACGGGGACAATCGTCCGCACAACGTCGCGTTGGTGGTGGCCAATTTGGACGCGATCAAGGGCTGGGCGGAGAAGGAAGGCCACTCGCTTCCGGCCGCGGTGCTCGAGGATCCCAAGGTGCGGGACCTTCTCGCGAAGGAAATCGAGAAGTACTCGGAGAAGTTCAAGGGCTTCGAGTCGGTGCAGGACTTCGCGCTCATCGACAGCGATTTCACGACGGAAAACGGCATGCTCACCCCGAGCCTGAAGCTCAAACGCCGCAGCGTGCTCGAGAAATACGGCCCGCTTCTCGACGCGCTCTACAAGAAAAAGGCCGAGGCCAAGGCCCAGCGCGCCCGCGCCACGGTCTAACGGCTAGTAGGTGGGGCGTAGCGCACGGACCCGCGCCGGGCTATGAAAGAGCGGAAGCATGCAAAGCCATAGCCGGGCGCGTTCGGGCTGGATCGTCTTCGCGGCGTGGACGGCCGTGGGGATCGTGTCCGCGGTCGAGACGTACTTCTACTGCAACGAGTTCAAGGGCATGCGGGTCTCGCTCGCCGCATGCTTCGTGGGCCGCGTGTTGCCCTGGTACATGTGGGCGCTGTCCACGCCACTCATTTTGCGCCTCACCGCGGGCGAGCGCACGGCCTCGTGGCCGAAGTGGCGCCTGGTGCTGGCCCACACGCTGCTCTTCCTGGGAACGTGCCTCGCGTTCTCGTTGGTCTACCCGGTGGTGGACGTGTGGACGAAGCTCGCGATGGGCGGAAATCTCACCTACGGGCAGCGCGTCCTGCGCTCGCTCATCGGGTGGGTGTCCGCCTTCGTCTTCGCCTACGGCATCGTCCTCTTCGCCGGCGCCACGATGAGCGCGAACCAACGCAAGCGCGAGAGCGAGCGGCGCGAGGCCGCCCTGGCCACGGAACTGGTGCGCGCGCAGCTTTCCGCGCTGAAGTCGCAGCTGCAGCCGCACTTTCTCTTCAATGCGCTGAACACCGCGGTCGCCTTCGTGCGGCAGGGTGACGTGAAGACCGCCGAGCGCACCTTGCTTCTGCTGAGCGACATGCTGCGCGATGTGCTGCGCCAGGTCGACTCGACGGACGTGACCGTCCGCGAAGAAGTGCAAATGTTGAAGCGGTACCTGGAGATCCAGGAGCTTCGCTTCGCCGATCGCCTGCGTGTCACCTGGACCATCGAGCCGCAGGTGATGGAGGCGCGCGTGCCGCTCTTGCTCTTGCAGCCCGTGGTGGAGAACGCCGTTCGCCACGGCATTGCGCGCCGCGCGTCGGCGGGCATGCTCGAGATCCGCGTCCGCCGCGAGGCCGAGCAACTCGTCCTCGAGGTGCGCGACGACGGCCCTGGGCCGCCCGAGGGCTTCGTGCTGTGCGCCTGCCCGGGGCTCGGGTTGCGCAACATCCGCGAGCGCTTGGAGCAGCATTACGGCGGCCAGGCGGAGTTCCGCCTGGAGCGGGTCGAGGCGGGTGGCACCTTGGCGAGCATCTCCTTGCCGTTCCACACCGAGCACGATTCGGGGACGAAGCGCGTGGCGGCGCCGCAGGTGGCCGAGCACGTTGCCGCGTAATCGCCATCCATGACGAATCCAGCGCCCCAGCAGCTCCGCGTGCTGATCGTCGACGACGAACCGCCCGCGCGCGCGGGCCTTCGGCACCTCTTGGCGCGGCATCCCGACGTGGAGATCTGCGGCGAATGCCGCAACGGCGCCGAGGCCATCGAGGCCATTCGCCGCGATCCGCCCGGGTTGGTCGTGCTCGACGTGCAGATGCCCGAGTACGATGGCTTCGATGTGGTGCGCCAGGTGGGCCCGTCGCTCATGCCCCCGGTCCTGTTCCTCACCGCCTTCGACCAATTCGCGCTGAAGGCCTTCGAGATCCACGCGGTCGATTACGTGCTCAAGCCGTGCAGCCAGGAGCGCTTCGACGAGGCGTTGGCGCGCGCACGCCAGCGCATTCGCCAGAGCGAGCTCGCGGCCATCGGCCAGCGCCTCGCGCATCTGCTGCAAGATTTGGAAGCGAAGCCCGGGGCAACCGAGCCGGTGCGCCCCAGCGCCGTGCCGCCCGAGACTCCGTTCGCCGAGCGCTTCGCGATTCGGCTGGGCAACCGCTCCTCCATCGTGGAGGTGCGCGACATCGATTGGATCGAGGCCGACGACTACTGCTGCAGCATCCACGTCGGCGCCGAGACGCACGTCATGCGCGAGAGCTTGCGCGCGTTGGAAGGACGCCTCAACCCCCTGGAATTCGTGCGGATCCATCGCTCGGCCATCGTGAACGTGCGGCGCATCCGCGAGGTGCACGGCACGGCCGGTGGCGAGGCCGTGGTGGTGCTTCACACGGGGATCCAGATCCCCGTGAGCCGCCGCAAGCGCGCGGAGCTCGAGCGGCGCATTGGCCGTCCGCGGTAGGCTGACGGTCGCTCGGACGCCAGTCCCTGCACGCTGGAGACCGCTGGCTGCAGTTCGAAGGCGCAGCGCGGCATGGCCGGCTAGCTTCAACGGTGCCATGGCCAGATGGATCATTGTTTTACTCCTGGGGATCGGCGTGGTGACCGGCTTCGGCCTCGTCTCGGCCACGCAAGTCAAGGTGGCAACGTTCCACTCGCTCGGACAAAAGACCGACGAGGCGCGCGCCGCCGTCTACATGAAGGTGCAATTCCAGCCTTGGGGCACCGATCATGCGTACGCGAAGTTCGCCGGCTCGATGCGGGTGGGCGCCGCCAGCGGCGTGCGCTGGGCCGTTCGCGCGGCCACGCCCGGCAAGACGCACCGCTGGTCCAGCTGGTCCACGGACATGCCGCAGCACGAAAGCCTCGTCGGCTCCCTCGACGACGCGTGCTCCTGAGTCGCTAGAAATCCTCGTGCTTCAGGATCGCTTGCGCGGTCGTGCGGCAGTCGTCCTGGATTGTGACCGTGTGGCCCCCGGCAGCCAGCGGCTTCGCCAGCTCGAGCTGCGCGCTGGGATCGCTGGCCAGGCTGACGTCGCTGTCGGGCCCGGCAACGAGTGAGCCCTGGATCCACGACGAGAGGGGCACGTCGTCGATGAGGATCTCGTGCGCGACGATGACCTCGATCTTCGCCGTGGCGTACGGCATTGTCCAATCGGCCAAAATGGGCAGCTCGTTCAGCACGGCCTTGGCGCCCGGCGGAAGGTAAATCGCGCGGAAGCCCCCCGCGCCCGCAGCATGCACCGCGATCACCCGCCCGCGGCCCGCCAGGCGAACGGCCTCGAGCCGCTCGACGGTTCCACGTCCGGGCGCCGGGAGCTGCCGCCCCTCCCGCGGAAAGGTCTCCGGGAAGACGAGCCAGCGCGGGCCGCCCGCCGGGTTCGTCACGCGCATGTCGAAGCCGTACACCGCCCGAGGCCGGCCCTCGCCGCGGATGCCCACCGAATCGAGCCTGCCCACCGCATCGCGGCACTGCGTTGGACCGCGCGCGCGTCCACTTGTTGCCATAGCAACGGATTTCCGCCCGCCGCCGACATTTTCCACGCATCCCGTGACGGCGCCGAAGAGGCCGACCAGGAAAAGCGCGCATCCAAACATGAACCACCCGAGAGCCACCCGTTGAGGGTACATCGATCATCGCGGTACGCGTTTGACTCGTCACGCGGTACGCTTACGTTTCTCCCACGCCCATGAGCCAATCCCTCGTTGCAGCAGTCGTACAGCTCTCCAGCCAGGCCGACGTGAGTCAAAACCTCCAACGGGCCGAAAAGCTCATCGAGGAGGCGAGTGCTGCGGGTGCCAAGCTCGTCGCCTTGCCCGAGAATTTCGCGTTCATGGGCGATCAAGATCAGAAACGCGCCATCGCCGAACCGGTGGAAGGGACGGGCCCGATCCTGACCTTCGTGCGCGACACGGCGAAGCGCCTCGGCATTCACCTCGTGGCAGGCGGCTTTCCGGAGCGCAGCGAGGATGCGAGGCGCCCGTTCAACACGTCGCTGCTGGCCGGTCCCGAGGGAGACATCCTCGCGGTGTACCGCAAGATCCATTTGTTCGACGTCGATCTCCCCGACGGCACGCGCCTGCAAGAAAGCGCCGCCACGTCGGCGGGGGAGGAGCGCGTGGTCGCCTCCGTCGGGCCGGCCATGCTCGGCATGACGGTTTGCTACGATCTGCGCTTTCCCGAGCTATTCCGCGCCCTCACGCGCCGCGGCGCGCGCATCGTCACCGTGCCGGCCGCCTTCACCGTTCCCACAGGCAAAGACCATTGGCACGTGCTGCTTCGCGCCCGCGCCATCGAAGACCAGGTCTTCGTGCTGGCGCCGGCGCAGACGGGAAAGCATCCGCTCGGCCGTCAGAGCTACGGCAAGAGCCTCATCGTCGATCCGTGGGGCGACGTGCTCGCGCAAGCCGGGGAGGGGGAGGGCATCGCCCTCGCGCGACTGGACTTCGCGTACCAAGATCGCGTGCGCTCGTCGCTCCCGTGCCTCGATCACGTGCGTCTTCTGTGATGCGGATACCGCTCATCGATTTGCGCGCCCAGCACGCGGCCATCGCCGACGAGCTGATGGCCGCCGTGGCAAAGGTCGTTGCGGAGCAGTCGTTCATCTTGGGGGCACGGGTGGCCGCATTCGAGCAACGGCTCGCGGAATACGTGGGCGTGCGGCACGCGGTGGGGGTGGCTTCGTGCACCGATGCCCTGCGGCTGGCGTTGGTCGCATTGGGGATCGGTCCGGGCGATGCGGTCATCACCACGCCGTTCACCTTCGTCGCGAGCGCCGAGGCCATCGTGCGCGCGGGCGCGACGCCGGTGTTCGTCGACGTCGATGCCGATTCGGTGCATCTGTCGCCCGAGCGCGTGGCCGAGTGCATCCGCGAATGGCGCGGCCCCGAGCGGCTGCGCGCCATCTTGGTCGTGCACCTTTTCGGCGCGTGCGCCGACTCGAAAGGGCTGCTCGAGCTTGCGCGCACGCACGGCCTTTTTCTCGTGGAGGACGCCGCGCAGGCCCTCGGTGCGGTGCGCGATGGCGCCGCCGCGGGGGCGGTGGGGCATGCCTCGGCGTTCAGCTTTTTTCCGGCGAAGACACTGGGAGCGTGGGGCGACGGCGGCGCCCTCGTCACCGCCGACGATGCCATCGCCGCGCGCGTTCGGCGGCTGCGCCAGCACGGCGTCGAGGGCGGGCGCGTGATGGAAATCGGCGAAAATAGCCGCCTCGATGCGCTCCACGCGGCCGTGCTCGAGGTGAAGCTTCGCCACCTGGAGGCGTGGATTGCCGCGCGAAGGCAGGGGGCCCGTCGCTACCGCGAGCTTTTGGACGGCGTTCCGGGCGTCTCTTTTTTCGACGCGCTCGACGAGGGTGGCACGCACAATCCGTACGTGGTGCGCATCGCCGAGGGGCGCGATCGCGTTCTCATGTCGCTGCGCGCGCAAGGCATCGACGCGCGGGCCTATTACGACCGGCCCATCCCCGACGAACCGGCGTTCGCCTCGGTGCGGCACCACCGTGCGGCCATTCCGGAGGCGGAAAAGCGCTCGCGGGACGCTTTGGCCTTGCCCCTATGCGCCAACTTGAGCACGACGGCGCAGCAAGAGGTGGTCGACGCCTTGCGAAGCGCGATGGCGGGGAGATAAGTCGCCCGCTGGCGTAGATTGGAGTCGCATGCGGCGTTTCCGTCGGACTCTCCGTGCTTCGCTCTTGGCGGTGCCGTTCATCCTCTTTGCGGGATTTTCGTTCGCGGTCCGCCACTACGAAGGCCTTTCGTTCCTGCTCGACCAGTACGATTTCGGAGGGCTCCCTCAGGAGGAGCGTGCCGCGCAAGTCCGGCAGGCGGGCCAGATGGCGATCGAACGGATCGCGCAAGAGGAAGGCATGACCGCCGACGAGGTTCGTGAGCGCCTGGCGGAGAACACGGCGTACGAGGCTGCCCGCCGGGCGCCGGTGGAAACGCGTGCGGCCCTGGAAACCCTTGCGCACGAGGCGACTTCGCGGAAGAGCACGCCCGTCGCGGTGGCCGCGTATGCCCTGGTCCGCGCGCTCGAGCGCCACGATTGCGGAGCGGCCGCCGTTGCTCTGGCAGACCTGGACGCAAAAGTCGCCTCGGTGGAAGGCGGTCGAGACGTGCTCTCTCAGCGCACCGAGCGCGTCCACCGGGGCATGGCCCTGATCTGCACCGGCGATCTCTAGTCTACAGATGCTGCCGTGCGATGTCGGCCCAGGTGCCCTGCGGCTCGAGCTCCAGGTAGCGCTTCCAATGGACCCGGGCGCGGGCGCGCTCGCCGAGTTGCTCGAGCGCCATGGCCAGGTTGAAATGTGCATCGCTGAAGCGCGTGTCGCGTAGCAACGCCTTCTCGAACGAGGCCACCGCATTTTCGGCATGACCCCGCTCGAGCATCACGTAGCCCAAGTTGTAGTGCGCCTCCGGCTGCGACGGATCGATGGAGAGCGCGTGCTGGTACAGCTCCTCCGCGCCTTGGTCGTCCCCGCGGCGAAATCGGATGTTCCCCAGGTTCGTGTAGGCGATGGATAGCTCCGGATCGAGCTCGATGGCCCGGCTGTACAAAGCCTCGGCCTCGTCGTACGTCGCGGGATCTTCGTCGAGCGTGCTCGCCTTGACGTAAAGATCGTACGCCGTCCGCGCCCGGGTTGCGGCCGACTCGGGGCGAAGCACGCGCACGACGTCGTCGCGGAGTCCGCCAACCTGGAAATCCAGCACCATCTGGCCCGTGACCGGCTCGAAGGCGCCATCCTGCGCGCGCACGACGACTTTGCGACCGTCGCTCACGATGCGCAGCTCTTGAAGCGGGCGCGTAACCTTGGGGAGCGTCTGCTTCAGCGCATCGATGGCGCGGGCCATCTCCCGCGGCTTCACCTCTTTCGAAAGCAGCAGAGTCGCCCGCAGGGCAATCAAGTCCTGGAACGTGTACGCCCGGCGACCGTTGCGCGTGCCGGACGGCGAGACGATCTGCGCTTTGTCGAGGGTGCGCAGCCGGCCCTCGCTCAGATTGAGCAGGCGCGCCACCTCCTTGGCCGAAAAAAGATCCGTCACCGGCTCGACCGGGGAGGCGTCCGTCTCCCTCCTGGACGGAGCGCCCGCGCTGCGGGCGGGGGCTCCCACGCCCGTTCGGGACGCCTCGAGCTTGTCGGGATCGACCCGACCGCCACCGGCGCCAAAGTTCACGCGAATGACGTTGGCGAAAGCATCGCGCTTTCGCTTCTTTCGCCGTTCGGCCTTTCCTTGGCTGGTGCTTTCGTTCGTCGAATCCGTCATGGGACCGCTATCGACGCTCATGACGGAGCGTCGCCGCGCATCCTGCCTCGACGGCGCTCTTCGATCAACGGTGCCTGAATGTCGATGTCGATTCGAAGGCCTCGCTCATCCGGCTCGATCCGCAGCTCGCACGAAGCACGACCGAGCGGTGCAGCGGCGCGAATGGCCGCTTCCCGCTTGGCAATGCGCAGCGCCCGCACGCGAACATGGGGATCGCGCGCCGCCACCTCGGCAAAAAGCGCGCGTTCTTCGGATTTTTCGAAGGGAACCGTCACGATCAAGCTGGTGGAGCCGTACCAAACGGCCCCGTCGTTCTCCACACGCGCCGCCCCCTCACTGATGACATCGGCCGAGGTCAGCAAATCGCGAAATCGTCCATCGGAAGCACGAACAAAGGAAGTCTGCCGCGTCCGGAGAAGCCGTTCTCCGCGCGTTTTGGCCAACGAAGGCCCCGGTCTGGCTGTCACGATGCGGATCGTGCCGGGTTACGGCATCGCCGACAACTTTTCTTCCACGGGCTCCCGGTCGAGGGGGACGACGATGGATTCCACCGTGATTCCGGACGGGGTCGATTCGATCCAGGTGGCATTCGCAAACGCGCCTCCCGCGCTCCGGGGAGCCTCCCCCACGCTTCCAACGTTGATGACGCGGACACCGGAGATGGTTCGGTCGAACGGGACGTGGCTCATGCCGCAGACCACGACGTCGGCCGGGTCGTCGCCGAGCAGGGCGTCGATTTCCTCGTCGCTCATGTCGTGCGAGAGCGCTTCCGACGCGTCGACCGGGGACCCGTGGACGAGAAGGAGCTCGCCGCCGTCCTCCAGGGGAAGGCGCACGTGGGTGGGCAGGCGCTTGATGCGTTCCAAAATGAGATCACCCAGCTCCGCACGCGACGAGCGCATGCGCTCGATCATGCGCCGCTCGTGATCGTTGCTGGGGCGGAGATCTTTCGGATCCAGTGTGGCGATCGCGCGGTCGGTTACGCCTTGCACCAGCACGGCGCCTGCGCTGGTGAGACGGCGCCACGTTTCGAGCGGTGCCGGCCCTGGAAAAACGACGTCGCCCGCGACGAGCAACTTGTGAAAGGAACGGCGCTCCGCGGTCGCCAATACGGCGGCGAGGGCGTCGACGTGACCCTGGATGTCCGAGATGCAGAGGAGAATCATCGTGCTCTCAAGAAGCTTAGTCGGCAGGATGCCATTTCGCGAGGTGATCCTAGGTCACACACTATCAGCTGGGAGAGGAGCGTCGAGCTTCAGCGCCGTGGGCGCACGAACGACGCGACGCACCAGTGCCGTGCCCCCACGATGCCTCGGCATGTGCCGCTGCTGCCCTGGCTTTTTCCGCTGCACCGATAGCAAAACCGACGAGCAGCGGGAAGGCCGATCCGTTCACGAAGCGATGCCGCTGCGGCGACTCGCTCGATCGAGCGGCCCGTTCGCTTCACGCACGTGAAGCACGCGCTCGTCGGAGCTGGTCGGTGCGCGCAGCGGCGCAGCCTTCACCGATGCCACGCAGAGCGGATTGCAATAGCCGAAGAGCACCCGCGGCGCGGCACGTCCGTGCGGGCGTGGCTCGCCGCCTCCGCGATACGCGGTTGCCTTGGTTCCGTTTCGAAAAAAAATCGACATGCGATTTGAGCAGGCTCCGCCTTTCCTCCTGAAAGGATTCACGCCGCACGGTCTCATCGAGAGCGCATCGCACGCGCTGCATCGCGAACGCGCGGGGCACGCGGTTGACGGAACGCGCAGGTGCGCGCGCAAGTGCGCGGACGATTCCTCGTTTTGTCGTGAACCCAAACGGCATTTCGGGCGTAGTATTGCCCATAAGTATTGCATGGCGACATGTCCTACTTGTCGTACGCAGTATCCGGAGGGGTCGATCACCTGCGCAAAAGACGGTGAGATGCTTCTGCCAGACGCTGCATTTGCAGGGCTCGATCGCGAGCTCCCTCCCGGCTTTTTGGTCGGCGAATACCGCATCGAAGGAAAGATCGGCGAGGGAGGGTTCGGCTCGGTTTATCGTGCCGTGCACCCACTCATTGGCAAAGCGGCGGCGATCAAAATTCTCAGTCGTCAATATTCGTCCAACCCCGTGGTCGTGGCCCGCTTCATTGCCGAGGCTCGCGCGGTAAATCAAATTCGGCATCGGAACATCATCGACATCTTCTCCTTCGGCGCCCTCGACGATGGGCGGCAGTACCTCGTCATGGAGCTCTTGGAGGGGAAGCCCCTGGATCGCTATCTGCAGGAAGACAAAGGCCGGCTCACACCCGAAGAAGCCATTCCCATTTTGCGTGGGATTGCGCGCGCGCTCGATGCCGCGCACGCCTCGGGCATTTTGCATCGCGACTTGAAGCCGGAAAATATTTTCCTATCGTTCGACGAAGACGGAGAGCCTTTTCCGAAATTGCTCGATTTCGGAATAGCGAAATTGGTGGGAGGGGGCAAAGGCTCCGATCCTTCCTCCCCTGGCAGTGCACATGCAGCAAGAACGCGCACGGGCACGCCCATGGGGACTCCCTATTACATGTCGCCGGAGCAATGCCGCGGAAAGGATGTCGATCATCGCACCGATATCTATTCCTTCGGCGTGCTGGCGCATGAACTGCTCACGGGCGACATTCCCTTTCGCGGCGAGGACGTGGTCGAGCTCTTGATGAAGCAAACCACGGTGGAACCGCCGCCGATGTCCTCGGTATGCGCGGCCGT
It includes:
- a CDS encoding histidine kinase, which encodes MQSHSRARSGWIVFAAWTAVGIVSAVETYFYCNEFKGMRVSLAACFVGRVLPWYMWALSTPLILRLTAGERTASWPKWRLVLAHTLLFLGTCLAFSLVYPVVDVWTKLAMGGNLTYGQRVLRSLIGWVSAFVFAYGIVLFAGATMSANQRKRESERREAALATELVRAQLSALKSQLQPHFLFNALNTAVAFVRQGDVKTAERTLLLLSDMLRDVLRQVDSTDVTVREEVQMLKRYLEIQELRFADRLRVTWTIEPQVMEARVPLLLLQPVVENAVRHGIARRASAGMLEIRVRREAEQLVLEVRDDGPGPPEGFVLCACPGLGLRNIRERLEQHYGGQAEFRLERVEAGGTLASISLPFHTEHDSGTKRVAAPQVAEHVAA
- a CDS encoding response regulator — translated: MTNPAPQQLRVLIVDDEPPARAGLRHLLARHPDVEICGECRNGAEAIEAIRRDPPGLVVLDVQMPEYDGFDVVRQVGPSLMPPVLFLTAFDQFALKAFEIHAVDYVLKPCSQERFDEALARARQRIRQSELAAIGQRLAHLLQDLEAKPGATEPVRPSAVPPETPFAERFAIRLGNRSSIVEVRDIDWIEADDYCCSIHVGAETHVMRESLRALEGRLNPLEFVRIHRSAIVNVRRIREVHGTAGGEAVVVLHTGIQIPVSRRKRAELERRIGRPR
- a CDS encoding carbon-nitrogen hydrolase family protein, which gives rise to MSQSLVAAVVQLSSQADVSQNLQRAEKLIEEASAAGAKLVALPENFAFMGDQDQKRAIAEPVEGTGPILTFVRDTAKRLGIHLVAGGFPERSEDARRPFNTSLLAGPEGDILAVYRKIHLFDVDLPDGTRLQESAATSAGEERVVASVGPAMLGMTVCYDLRFPELFRALTRRGARIVTVPAAFTVPTGKDHWHVLLRARAIEDQVFVLAPAQTGKHPLGRQSYGKSLIVDPWGDVLAQAGEGEGIALARLDFAYQDRVRSSLPCLDHVRLL
- a CDS encoding DegT/DnrJ/EryC1/StrS family aminotransferase, with protein sequence MRIPLIDLRAQHAAIADELMAAVAKVVAEQSFILGARVAAFEQRLAEYVGVRHAVGVASCTDALRLALVALGIGPGDAVITTPFTFVASAEAIVRAGATPVFVDVDADSVHLSPERVAECIREWRGPERLRAILVVHLFGACADSKGLLELARTHGLFLVEDAAQALGAVRDGAAAGAVGHASAFSFFPAKTLGAWGDGGALVTADDAIAARVRRLRQHGVEGGRVMEIGENSRLDALHAAVLEVKLRHLEAWIAARRQGARRYRELLDGVPGVSFFDALDEGGTHNPYVVRIAEGRDRVLMSLRAQGIDARAYYDRPIPDEPAFASVRHHRAAIPEAEKRSRDALALPLCANLSTTAQQEVVDALRSAMAGR
- a CDS encoding tetratricopeptide repeat protein gives rise to the protein MSVDSGPMTDSTNESTSQGKAERRKKRKRDAFANVIRVNFGAGGGRVDPDKLEASRTGVGAPARSAGAPSRRETDASPVEPVTDLFSAKEVARLLNLSEGRLRTLDKAQIVSPSGTRNGRRAYTFQDLIALRATLLLSKEVKPREMARAIDALKQTLPKVTRPLQELRIVSDGRKVVVRAQDGAFEPVTGQMVLDFQVGGLRDDVVRVLRPESAATRARTAYDLYVKASTLDEDPATYDEAEALYSRAIELDPELSIAYTNLGNIRFRRGDDQGAEELYQHALSIDPSQPEAHYNLGYVMLERGHAENAVASFEKALLRDTRFSDAHFNLAMALEQLGERARARVHWKRYLELEPQGTWADIARQHL
- a CDS encoding metallophosphatase family protein; translated protein: MILLCISDIQGHVDALAAVLATAERRSFHKLLVAGDVVFPGPAPLETWRRLTSAGAVLVQGVTDRAIATLDPKDLRPSNDHERRMIERMRSSRAELGDLILERIKRLPTHVRLPLEDGGELLLVHGSPVDASEALSHDMSDEEIDALLGDDPADVVVCGMSHVPFDRTISGVRVINVGSVGEAPRSAGGAFANATWIESTPSGITVESIVVPLDREPVEEKLSAMP